A single region of the Anticarsia gemmatalis isolate Benzon Research Colony breed Stoneville strain chromosome 11, ilAntGemm2 primary, whole genome shotgun sequence genome encodes:
- the EloA gene encoding transcription elongation factor elongin A, with product MASVLDLIKHYQTAIEKYPNTDHQKVLKCIDKLFSLGVTVQHLQETGVGRTVNALRKEPGEVGQAARSLVYKWKMMVASEESDTETEPNETYNGHGSGKESDDNAQKSRNKSDKYKSSRTNERYVNGHHSSNKRKYHSSEEEDSNKRQTQSSSSEDDDKKKSHGRNNHDESESDSDSDNSQSDDSDSDASESSQEEVKVKQEIKREHTSSHKSSSSKYNEHVDTKSSSSSKRSHESDRHSKHQSPQPKVRRISTEKPTSHSSDKHSSHSSDKHSSHASDKHKSHSSERHSSQSFEKHKTSKEKESSTEKKHKPELKSESEKSHKESKSSKHSSSSSVDKHKSSSAHKVDSSSERHKSSSDKHSKGDKHKSSSHSQSSEKEKHKSSSEKESSKHKSKEATNGTSSVEKHRSSSKDKSKERSSSSKEKSSSEKKHSSSAEHKSSSSSRPSEKHSDRSEKKSEHKSSSSSSHKSSKSSSSSKREDVPKKKVQINGGGDSDDGIDCGSGASFAEALGMISPAKPKKKSGSSAKEMSSPNSDMSPAALLAPSAKLAPLPALEISGLPDISPHYKPRPPPRPLPHFSDEDAMSAVISSKNQRTKVYSGNKVIGKIPSLYEMCVHVLQEHIDALEFTGGVPYEILKPVVDRATPQQLYMLEHYNNYLMDDTDHLWQNFCQKHFRNKQRQEMETWREMYARCQEEQEHRLKSLTANIRIAQEAKKAPIKQTKMAYVDSVAKPPRNIAKKQAAMGTARLATGSPAARVASLAAAPNVLRGGASARPVAAPASSGAFHKPKKAPLMAKALQIMRGRKR from the exons ATGGCGTCGGTTCTCGATTTAATTAAACACTATCAAACGGCAATAGAAAAATACCCGAATACAGATCATCAAAAA gttttaaaatgtatagacAAGTTGTTCAGCTTGGGAGTGACGGTGCAGCACCTCCAAGAGACAGGTGTTGGTCGTACAGTGAATGCTCTACGAAAAGAGCCGGGAGAAGTGGGACAGGCGGCAAGATCCCTTGTGTACAAATGGAAGATGATGGTGGCCTCGGAGGAGAGTGATACAGAAACAGAACCTAATGAAA CATACAATGGTCATGGAAGCGGAAAGGAATCAGACGATAATGCTCAAAAGTCTAGAAATAAGTctgataaatataaaagttctaGAACAAATGAACGGTATGTGAATGGACACCACAGCAGCAACAAGAGAAAATATCACAGCAGTGag GAGGAAGATTCAAACAAAAGACAAACCCAGTCCAGCTCAAGTGAAgatgatgataaaaaaaaatcacatggTAGAAACAATCATGATGAATCTGAGAGTGATAGTGACAGTGACAATTCACAGAGTGATGACAGTGATAGTGACGCCTCAGAATCCTCACAAGAAGAAGTCAAAGTTAAGCAAGAAATCAAGAGAGAACACACAAGCAGTCACAAATCATCGTCCTCTAAATACAATGAGCATGTGGATACTAAAAGTTCTTCTAGTTCAAAAAGATCCCATGAGTCAGACAGACACTCGAAGCATCAGAGCCCTCAGCCGAAAGTCCGGCGAATATCTACGGAAAAACCTACCAGTCACAGTTCCGATAAACATAGTAGTCACAGCTCTGACAAACATAGCAGTCATGCCTCAGACAAGCATAAAAGTCATAGTTCTGAGAGGCATAGCagtcaaagttttgaaaaacatAAGACTTCAAAAGAGAAAGAGTCTAGTACTGAGAAGAAGCACAAACCAGAACTCAAATCTGAATCTGAAAAAAGTCATAAAGAATCAAAGTCCAGTAAACACAGCAGTTCATCCAGTGTAGACAAACACAAGTCGAGTAGTGCTCACAAAGTTGACAGTAGCTCTGAGAGACACAAGTCAAGCTCTGACAAACACAGCAAGGGAGACAAACACAAGAGTTCCTCTCACTCACAGAGCTCTGAAAAAGAGAAGCACAAGAGCTCATCAGAGAAAGAATCCAGTAAGCACAAGTCAAAAGAAGCTACCAATGGTACCAGTTCTGTGGAGAAACACAGGTCTTCTAGCAAGGACAAGTCAAAGGAGAGAAGTAGTTCCTCAAAAGAAAAGTCAAGTAGTGAGAAAAAACACTCTTCATCCGCAGAGCACAAGTCTTCATCAAGTAGTAGACCTTCTGAGAAGCATAGTGACAGGAGTGAAAAGAAGTCAGAACATAAGTCAAGCTCGTCGTCTTCACATAAAAGCAGCAAATCTAGCAGTAGCAGTAAAAGAGAAGATGTACCAAAGAAGAAAGTCCAAATCAATGGAGGAGGCGACAGTGACGATGGAATTGATTGTGGATCAG GTGCCAGTTTTGCAGAAGCGCTTGGTATGATCAGTCCTGCTAAACCTAAAAAGAAATCTGGATCATCTGCAAAAGAAATGTCATCACCAAACAGTGAC aTGAGTCCGGCGGCGTTGCTCGCTCCTAGTGCGAAGCTGGCGCCACTACCGGCGCTGGAGATCTCAGGTCTACCGGACATCTCGCCGCACTACAAGCctcgcccgccgccgcgcccacTACCGCATTTCAGCGATGAAGATGCCATGAGTGCTGTCATATCCTCTAAAAACCAAAG AACCAAAGTATATTCAGGAAACAAAGTAATAGGAAAAATACCCTCTTTGTATGAAATGTGCGTGCATGTACTTCAAGAACATATTGATG CACTTGAGTTCACGGGCGGTGTGCCATATGAAATTCTGAAGCCCGTGGTAGACAGAGCCACGCCACAACAGTTGTATATGTTAGAACATTACAACAATTATTTGATGGACGACACTGACCATTTGTGGCAGAACTTCTGCCAAAAACATTTCCGTAACAAACAACGTCAGGAAATGGAGACATGGAGGGAGATGTATGcg AGATGCCAAGAAGAACAAGAACACAGATTGAAATCGCTCACGGCTAACATAAGGATCGCTCAAGAAGCAAAGAAGGCGCCCATTAAACAAACCAAAATGGCGTATGTTGACTCTGTTGCGAAACCTCCACGTAACATCGCTAAGAAACAG GCGGCGATGGGCACGGCGCGGCTGGCCACGGGCAGCCCGGCGGCGCGCGTGGCGTCGCTGGCGGCGGCGCCCAACGTGCTGCGCGGCGGAGCCTCCGCGCGCCCCGTGGCCGCGCCCGCCTCCAGCGGCGCCTTCCACAAGCCCAAGAAGGCGCCGCTCATGGCCAAGGCGCTGCAGATCATGCGCGGCCGCAAGCGGTGA